From Penaeus vannamei isolate JL-2024 chromosome 40, ASM4276789v1, whole genome shotgun sequence, the proteins below share one genomic window:
- the LOC138860266 gene encoding proline-rich protein 36-like has translation MPPCPHALMPLALMPLCPPAPLLLLPLLSCPLAPALFPSCPCPHAPLAPCPCPHAPWPSCHLLPCPPAPMPLLPSCPPCPLPSWPLALMPLALMPPVPLMPPCPHAPLPSCPLALMPPCPHAPLASCSPAPYSLAPLPPCPLSLALVLMPPCPCPAPTPLAPATSPLPSCPHALLPPCPPAPLPSWPLALLPPSPPCPLVPLPSCPIALLPSCPLVPLPFCPLALLPSCPLVRVPPERIVT, from the coding sequence ATGCCCCCTTGCCCTCATGCCCTCATGCCCCTTGCCCTCATGCCCCTTTGTCCTCCTGCTCCCTTGCTCCTCCTGCCCCTACTCTCTTGCCCCCTTGCCcctgccctctttccctcctgcccttGTCCTCATGCTCCCCTTGCCCCCTGCCCTTGCCCTCATGCCCCTTGGCCCTCATGCcacctcctcccttgccctcctgccCCCATGCCCCTCCTGCCCTcatgccctccctgccccttgCCCTCCTGGCCCCTTGCCCTCATGCCCCTAGCCCTCATGCCCCCTGTGCCCCTCATGCCCCCTTGCCCTCATGCCCCCTTGCCCTCATGCCCCCTTGCCCTCATGCCCCCTTGCCCTCATGCCCCTTTGGCCTCCTGCTCCCCTGCCCCCTACTCTCTTGCTCCCTTGCCCCCATGCCCTCTTTCCCTTGCCCTTGTCCTCATGCCCCCTTGCCCCTGCCCGGCCCCTACCCCCTTGGCCCCTGCcacctctcccttgccctcctgcccccatgccctcctccccccatgccctcctgcccccttgccctcctggccccttgccctcctgccccctagccctccTTGTCCCCTTGTCCCCCTGCCCTCCTGCCCCATTGCCCTCTTGCCCTCCTGCCCCCTTGTCCCCCTGCCCTTCTGCCCCCTTGCCCTCTTGCCCTCCTGCCCCCTTGTCCGCGTGCCTCCCGAAAGAATTGTCACGTAA
- the LOC138860267 gene encoding uncharacterized protein, with the protein MSTNMENMVTRSVARSDRSLKSRGSKCSVHTQTSEYHLRMLELQLQQEMLDIESKYERREQEREKELLKIKQEVSRIRFVNQARSEPARTRAHSSQSDPGTDSEMSCVLDVQLKSHSAQEIVCDKWASDVNSHIENGTIDPQPRSDFCAATSGMGCPSSDLKGCESVSAPAQVDMQSACQVLGPITSSIALQQSAVPVLVNTNMPASRLPSVPESRVLFTQSTPVNPSVPLFTTFSKTMPTVQTPNHSGHEVTHPLTMGQATHILQALDSTMMSQQELSRRTLLPPIKPERFNGDLTKWPSKKAYRRMPTLLNKEYEDSHNLIEAYIRKLLEWKDIDVSDVEELEEYGSYLFNVQCALRENIMRMELREVMTKVVSKLPKYLRNKWAARCVTQESGYSFPSLVAFVKEQAKVAKEGRYIEEARSKQLSIRRKVAVINKPKGLTVSTTHPVCESNIGTDDCLCCNKRGHALHTCLKFGRLNVQDCWNTAMSKRLCFRCLKPSHGHRDCKDKSKCGQCGADSHHTILHRLLFRTSYTSALRTVKLTRGRELSRNTYGDSQNQNETSGGGMENRVEDVLPCASLTNYNPDGRIMMKILPVKVNIKIYTYAFIDCGAAVILAARSLIKKLGIKGKHISQTMRTENGDFKCDELVSLSIGSVDEEEDLMLDDVFVTGKLSVTTDHMMPVRWVSQWSHLSDIKLSRLPPQYKDVELIIGLNSFLCRHILSQRHGQENEPSAYLTRFGWVAFGPTGLKNSIQIRHVHHIQPTDNLRECVQEHFNKDFWEEIHSRHEDSVEDKLFTVKVSESIRQESGKYILNLPFRNKFRLPNNRKMAIHRLIGLKKKLENDDAYRQSYVSSVENYISKGYAELVPTTLLGRDDGRVWYMPHHAVHHPTKPKLRVVYELEAKFQGISLNDHLLQGPDLTNALIGVILRFRQGQYAVTADIEEMFHQVKVPPEDRDVLRFLWWPGGDTSRAPVEYRMSVHVFGAKSSPSCINFALRRTAEEHGSQYGNEVIEVIRRNFYLDNLLIASDDKESMKQLVKDLIDLCAAGGWRLNQWTSNNKNILATIPETKRDISVASLDLSKDELPMERTLGMHWSMENDYFTYKINPNDKPLTPRGVLSVVASIYDPLGMVTPFTLPAQLLLQDMCRQQLGWDEEMETAEVTQWKAWLNQLPKLINFKVPRSFIPMSFGTVRSCQLHHFADASQVGYGSASYLRLESATCEVYCTLVMGRSRVAPLKRMTIPRLELTAATVAARMDQKLRSELDLRLEKSVFWTDSTSVLKYLFNEKARYQTFVANRVNLIRELSPIEAWRYVETRSNPADLASRGVDMDSFLASSIWITGPTFLSGNEKMWPILPNDVKRGTLEDDPEVKSPQLVCETVTTVMSFIEEIASRFSNWMTFVHCIACLRRFHRTLTQRLKSSVEVDMTRKCLCIEEVNEAENNIWRLVQKDSFGAEIKILSGSEEAHVRSSSKLVKLKPCLKDGLLRVRGRLIHSLSSIDVKHPIILPSKSMAVKLMVQWKHNILWLSYAKGSGLYMAMYWYALSSGIV; encoded by the exons ATGTCTACTAATATGGAAAATATGGTGACCAGAAGTGTGGCAAGATCTGACAGATCTCTGAAATCTCGTGGCTCAAAATGCTCTGTGCATACGCAAACTTCTGAATACCATCTTCGCATGCTGGAATTGCAGTTGCAGCAAGAAATGTTGGATATAGAAAGTAAGtatgaaagaagagaacaagaacgagagaaggagttGCTGAAAATTAAACAAGAAGTTTCACGTATCAGGTTTGTTAATCAAGCTAGGTCTGAACCTGCCAGAACCAGAGCCCACTCATCACAATCTGACCCTGGTACTGACTCGGAAATGAGCTGTGTTTTGGATGTGCAGTTAAAATCTCATTCAGCTCAAGAAATTGTTTGTGATAAATGGGCAAGTGATGTTAATTCCCACATTGAAAATGGAACAATAGATCCACAACCCAGATCTGATTTCTGTGCTGCTACTAGTGGAATGGGGTGCCCTTCCAGTGATTTAAAGGGTTGTGAATCGGTTAGTGCTCCCGCTCAGGTGGACATGCAATCAGCATGTCAAGTTCTTGGTCCTATAACCTCAAGTATTGCTCTTCAACAGTCTGCTGTACCTGTGCTGGTTAATACTAACATGCCTGCAAGTCGCCTACCATCAGTTCCTGAATCTCGTGTGCTGTTCACTCAGAGCACTCCTGTGAATCCTTCAGTTCCTCTATTTACAACCTTTTCCAAGACCATGCCAACTGTTCAAACACCCAATCATTCTGGGCATGAAGTGACACATCCTCTCACCATGGGGCAAGCTACCCATATACTGCAAGCATTAGATTCCACGATGATGAGCCAGCAAGAGCTTAGCCGCAGAACACTGCTCCCTCCTATAAAGCCTGAGAGATTTAATGGGGATTTAACCAA ATGGCCCTCCAAGAAAGCTTATAGAAGGATGCCTACGTTGTTGAATAAGGAATATGAAGACTCGCATAACCTTATTGAGGCCTACATCAGGAAACTACTGGAGTGGAAGGACATTGATGTGAGTGATGTAGAAGAGTTAGAGGAGTATGGTTCTTATCTCTTTAATGTGCAGTGTGCTCTTAGAGAAAATATTATGAGGATGGAGCTAAGGGAAGTGATGACTAAAGTGGTTAGCAAACTACCCAAGTACCTACGAAATAAATGGGCAGCTAGGTGTGTGACCCAGGAATCAGGATACTCCTTCCCCTCATTAGTAGCCTTTGTCAAGGAGCAAGCCAAGGTTGCAAAGGAAGGCAGGTATATCGAAGAAGCGCGAAGTAAACAACTTTCTATTAGGAGAAAAGTTGCTGTAATCAATAAGCCTAAAGGACTCACTGTAAGTACAACACATCCAGTCTGTGAATCTAACATTGGGACAGATGATTGTCTTTGTTGCAATAAACGAGGTCATGCTTTACATACCTGTTTAAAGTTTGGCAGATTAAATGTACAAGATTGCTGGAATACGGCCATGTCCAAGAGGCTGTGTTTCCGTTGCCTTAAACCCTCTCATGGCCATAGAGACTGCAAGGATAAAAGTAAATGTGGTCAGTGTGGTGCAGATTCACATCACACAATTCTGCACAGACTTCTGTTCAGAACATCCTACACTTCAGCACTAAGGACGGTAAAATTAACACGAGGGAGAGAACTGAGCCGTAACACCTATGGCGACAGCCAGAACCAAAATGAGACAAGTGGGGGCGGTATGGAGAACAGGGTTGAGGATGTACTGCCTTGTGCGTCACTTACCAACTATAATCCAGATggcagaataatgatgaaaatcctaCCCGTTAAGGTCAACATTAAAATTTACACATACGCCTTCATAGATTGTGGTGCTGCAGTTATATTAGCTGCCAGAAGTCTAATTAAGAAGCTTGGCATTAAAGGTAAACACATAAGCCAAACGATGCGCACCGAAAATGGAGACTTCAAGTGTGATGAACTGGTCTCTCTATCAATTGGAagtgtggatgaggaagaggatctgATGTTGGATGATGTTTTTGTCACTGGGAAGCTCAGTGTGACTACAGACCACATGATGCCAGTCCGGTGGGTTAGTCAATGGTCACATTTAAGTGACATTAAGCTTAGTAGATTGCCTCCTCAGTACAAAGATGTTGAGCTTATAATCGGCCTGAACAGCTTCCTGTGTCGTCACATTCTCAGTCAACGGCATGGCCAAGAAAATGAACCATCTGCTTACCTCACAAGGTTTGGTTGGGTAGCATTTGGACCAACAGGACTAAAGAATTCTATCCAAATTCGACATGTCCACCACATACAACCCACAGATAATTTGAGAGAATGCGTGCAAGAACACTTTAATAAGGATTTTTGGGAGGAGATTCATTCCCGCCATGAAGATTCTGTTGAAGATAAATTGTTTACGGTGAAGGTGTCAGAATCCATTCGTCAGGAATCTGGAAAGTATATTCTCAATCTTCCCTTTAGAAATAAGTTTCGACTCCCAAACAATCGCAAGATGGCCATACACCGCCTGATAGGACTAAAGAAGAAACTGGAAAATGATGATGCCTATCGACAGTCCTATGTGTCCTCAGTTGAAAATTACATCAGCAAAGGATATGCAGAGCTTGTGCCAACCACTTTGTTGGGCCGAGATGATGGCAGAGTATGGTATATGCCACACCATGCTGTGCACCATCCTACGAAGCCCAAGCTTAGAGTCGTCTATGAGCTTGAGGCTAAATTCCAAGGGATCTCGCTGAATGATCATCTCTTACAAGGCCCAGACTTAACAAATGCATTGATTGGTGTGATCCTAAGGTTTCGCCAAGGTCAATATGCTGTCACGGCAGACATAGAAGAAATGTTTCATCAGGTGAAAGTTCCCCCAGAAGATCGAGATGTACTCCGCTTCCTGTGGTGGCCAGGAGGAGATACCAGTCGAGCACCTGTAGAGTATCGTATGTCTGTCCATGTTTTTGGAGCCAAGTCATCACCCAGCTGTATTAACTTTGCCCTCAGAAGAACAGCAGAAGAGCATGGTAGTCAGTATGGCAATGAAGTGATTGAGGTAATTAGAAGAAACTTTTATCTAGACAATCTCCTCATAGCATCTGATGACAAGGAATCTATGAAACAGTTGGTGAAAGACCTCATTGATCTATGTGCTGCAGGAGGTTGGCGCCTGAATCAGTGGACatctaacaacaaaaacattctgGCAACAATTCCTGAAACCAAGCGAGACATTTCAGTTGCATCTCTGGACTTGAGTAAGGATGAACTTCCAATGGAAAGAACTCTGGGAATGCATTGGTCAATGGAGAATGACTATTTCACCTACAAGATCAATCCAAACGATAAGCCACTAACTCCGCGAGGAGTGTTGTCAGTAGTGGCTTCCATCTATGATCCTTTGGGTATGGTTACACCTTTCACCTTGCCTGCACAGCTGCTGCTGCAAGACATGTGCCGACAGCAGTTGGGATGGGACGAGGAGATGGAAACGGCTGAGGTGACACAATGGAAGGCATGGCTCAATCAACTTCCCAAGCTGATAAACTTCAAGGTGCCTAGAAGTTTTATTCCCATGTCCTTTGGCACTGTCAGGTCCTGTCAATTACATCATTTTGCAGATGCAAGTCAAGTTGGATATGGTAGTGCCTCATACTTGAGGCTTGAAAGTGCCACTTGTGAAGTCTACTGCACTCTGGTAATGGGAAGATCAAGAGTAGCTCCATTGAAAAGGATGACCATTCCAAGATTAGAGTTAACTGCTGCGACTGTAGCAGCACGTATGGATCAGAAGCTACGCTCAGAACTGGACTTGAGATTAGAAAAGTCTGTCTTCTGGACTGACAGTACTTCTGTATTGAAgtatttatttaatgaaaaggcGAGATATCAAACATTTGTGGCCAATAGGGTGAATCTCATTCGTGAATTATCACCTATTGAAGCTTGGAGGTATGTAGAGACTCGGTCTAACCCAGCAGATTTAGCTTCAAGAGGAGTTGACATGGACAGCTTCCTCGCCTCTTCAATCTGGATCACTGGGCCGACCTTTCTTAGTGGAAATGAGAAAATGTGGCCCATACTACCAAATGACGTCAAGAGAGGAACCTTAGAGGACGACCCAGAAGTAAAATCACCACAATTAGTCTGTGAAACAGTTACCACAGTAATGTCATTCATTGAGGAAATTGCCAGTCGCTTCTCGAATTGGATGACATTTGTGCATTGCATTGCCTGCCTAAGACGCTTTCACAGAACTCTGACACAAAGACTCAAGTCTTCAGTGGAAGTTGACATGACAAGAAAATGTTTGTGCATTGAAGAAGTAAATGAAGCTGAGAACAACATTTGGAGGCTTGTACAAAAGGACTCATTTGGTGCTGAAATTAAGATACTCTCAGGCAGTGAAGAAGCTCATGTACGGTCCTCTAGCAAGTTGGTTAAGCTCAAGCCTTGCCTGAAGGATGGACTACTTAGAGTGAGAGGACGACTCATCCACTCTCTTAGTAGTATAGATGTCAAACATCCAATAATTTTGCCAAGTAAATCCATGGCTGTGAAATTAATGGTGCAGTGGAAGCATAATATCTTATGGCTGAGTTACGCCAAAGGTTCTGGATTATACATGGCAATGTATTGGTACGCTCTGTCATCCGGAATTGTGTGA